A window from Carbonactinospora thermoautotrophica encodes these proteins:
- a CDS encoding ATP-dependent DNA ligase: MRLPVMPPVRPMRARPVPSLPPPDSHPAGLVYEPRWDGLRCLVFRDRDEVELGSRRSLTRYFPEVVQAAREALPERCVVDGVIVVRSGARLDFGALANRIHPAASRIRRLAAQTPAWFIAFDLLALGEEGLLEVPFGERRRRLVEALGRAGDPVYVAPATTDYGTARRWLEVFEDGVVAKPRDVPYRPDERVLYEVRHERTADCVIAGYRWHRQVVGSLLLGLFAEDGRLWHVGVADGFSMIRRRELVEELSGYRLHDGEEHPWAGWENPERHAGEDPPDALPGPERDLPWTPVRPELVCEVAYDRLEGRRFRQAARFRRLRPDRDARSCTYAQLARPVRFDIAELLVTGRVDGS, translated from the coding sequence AGCCCAGGTGGGACGGCCTGCGCTGCCTGGTGTTCCGGGACAGGGACGAGGTGGAGCTGGGCAGCCGGCGGTCGCTCACCAGGTACTTCCCCGAGGTGGTCCAGGCGGCGCGGGAGGCGCTCCCGGAGCGCTGCGTGGTGGATGGGGTGATCGTCGTCCGGTCCGGCGCCCGGCTCGACTTCGGGGCGCTGGCCAACCGGATCCACCCGGCGGCGAGCAGGATCCGCAGGCTCGCCGCGCAGACCCCGGCCTGGTTCATCGCGTTCGACCTGCTCGCCCTCGGCGAGGAGGGGTTGCTGGAGGTCCCGTTCGGGGAGCGGCGCCGCCGGCTGGTCGAGGCGCTCGGCCGCGCGGGCGATCCGGTGTACGTGGCGCCGGCGACCACCGACTACGGGACGGCCCGGCGCTGGCTGGAGGTGTTCGAGGACGGGGTGGTCGCCAAGCCGCGCGACGTCCCCTACCGGCCGGACGAGCGTGTCTTGTACGAGGTCAGGCACGAGCGCACGGCCGACTGCGTGATCGCCGGGTACCGCTGGCATCGGCAGGTGGTCGGCTCGCTGCTGCTCGGCCTGTTCGCCGAGGACGGCCGGCTGTGGCACGTGGGCGTGGCCGACGGGTTCTCCATGATCCGCCGACGCGAGCTGGTGGAGGAGCTGTCCGGGTACCGGCTGCACGACGGCGAGGAACATCCCTGGGCCGGCTGGGAGAACCCGGAGCGGCACGCCGGGGAGGACCCCCCGGACGCGCTCCCGGGCCCGGAGCGGGACCTGCCCTGGACGCCGGTCCGGCCCGAGCTGGTGTGCGAGGTGGCGTACGACCGCCTGGAGGGCCGGCGGTTCCGGCAGGCCGCGCGGTTCCGGCGCCTGCGCCCGGACCGGGACGCCCGCTCCTGCACGTACGCCCAGCTGGCCCGGCCGGTTCGCTTCGACATCGCGGAGCTGCTGGTCACGGGCCGGGTGGACGGGTCGTGA